In one Chitinophaga sancti genomic region, the following are encoded:
- a CDS encoding efflux transporter outer membrane subunit, which produces MTSNNKQALLVILAAATFVASCKVTKPYRQAETAADSKLYRDSTSTDTTTMADLPWTQLFTDPHLQALIREGIANNLDLKVASARMNAAAANLRQSKQAFLPTVDATASVTQQKVAASQGGSFITANRTYQLYASASWELDVWGKLRSTKRAYMAAFLQSDAYRRAVLTQLIANIASNYYALLAYDEQLKITRQTVENRKTDVETMKTLKESDVVTGADVVQSEANRYAAEVTIPDLLQNIRETENTISVYLGRSPGAVERGVLSEQSVNADLKTGLPAQLLANRPDVQQAEYQLRYYYELTNVARTYFYPSLSITATGGLNGTSLDHYFDASHFFGSIVGSLTAPIFQQGQNKQRLRVAEANQQEYLVTYKKTLLTAGQEVTNALFDYNAAVDKAAIRGQQIAYLQKSVDYTKELLKYTSNTNYTDVLTSEQSLLSAQLNSISDKLQQLQAVVTLYRSLGGGWK; this is translated from the coding sequence ATGACATCCAATAATAAACAAGCACTGTTAGTGATACTCGCTGCCGCTACCTTCGTTGCTTCGTGTAAGGTGACAAAGCCTTACAGGCAAGCGGAGACTGCGGCAGACAGTAAACTGTACCGCGACAGTACATCTACCGATACTACCACCATGGCAGACCTGCCCTGGACACAGTTGTTCACCGATCCACACCTGCAGGCACTGATCAGGGAAGGCATAGCAAATAACCTGGACCTGAAGGTTGCCAGTGCCCGTATGAATGCGGCAGCGGCCAATCTCCGCCAGAGTAAACAGGCTTTTCTGCCTACAGTAGATGCCACGGCTTCTGTGACCCAGCAAAAGGTGGCCGCTTCACAGGGAGGTAGTTTTATTACCGCAAACCGTACCTACCAGTTGTACGCATCTGCCAGCTGGGAATTGGATGTATGGGGTAAACTGCGCAGCACCAAGCGTGCTTACATGGCGGCTTTCCTGCAAAGTGACGCCTATCGCAGGGCCGTACTGACCCAGCTGATTGCCAACATTGCATCTAATTATTACGCCCTGCTGGCCTATGATGAGCAACTGAAAATCACCCGTCAGACCGTGGAAAACCGCAAAACCGATGTGGAAACCATGAAGACACTGAAGGAAAGTGATGTGGTGACCGGTGCAGACGTGGTACAGAGTGAGGCCAACCGTTATGCTGCAGAGGTAACGATCCCGGATCTGCTGCAGAACATCCGGGAGACAGAAAACACCATCAGCGTGTACCTGGGCCGTTCTCCAGGGGCGGTTGAAAGAGGGGTTTTGTCAGAACAATCCGTGAACGCAGACCTGAAGACCGGCTTACCGGCACAGTTACTCGCGAACCGCCCGGATGTACAACAGGCTGAATACCAGCTTCGTTATTACTATGAGCTGACGAATGTAGCCAGGACCTATTTCTACCCCAGTTTGTCTATTACGGCTACGGGTGGTTTGAATGGTACGAGCCTGGATCACTACTTCGATGCTTCTCACTTCTTTGGTAGTATCGTCGGGAGCCTGACCGCACCTATTTTCCAGCAGGGGCAGAACAAGCAACGCCTACGGGTAGCGGAAGCAAACCAGCAGGAATACCTTGTTACCTACAAGAAAACCCTGCTCACCGCGGGCCAGGAGGTAACGAATGCCCTGTTTGACTACAATGCGGCCGTAGATAAGGCCGCCATCAGGGGTCAGCAGATAGCTTACCTGCAAAAGTCTGTGGACTATACGAAAGAATTACTGAAATACACTTCCAATACCAATTATACGGATGTACTTACATCCGAGCAAAGCTTGCTCTCGGCCCAGCTGAACAGTATCAGCGACAAATTGCAACAGCTACAGGCCGTTGTAACGCTGTACCGAAGCCTGGGAGGGGGATGGAAATAA
- a CDS encoding efflux RND transporter permease subunit encodes MLKTFIERPVLSTVISVIIVILGILGLVSLPIAQYPDIAPPTVQVSASYTGANADVVLKSVIVPLEEQINGVEGMTYMTSTATNEGSASISVYFKVGRDPDMAAVDVQNRVSTASSLLPAEVTQAGVTVKKQQSSNLLITAIYSDNPAYDQTFLQNYAEINLIPALKRVNGVGNASAFGTMNYSMRIWLKPDVMSVYGLVPADVTSALSDQNIEAAPGKFGEQGKQSFQYVIRYSGKLKSMDEFGNIIIKSTGNGQFLRLKDIARIELGAQNYNSMATVNGYPATNVSINQTAGSNASQVINDCKKIIAEAEKNFPKGLHTTNMVDINKFLDASIEKVIHTLIEAFILVFIVVFIFLQDLRSTLIPAISVPVAIIGTFFFLNLFGFSINLLTLFALVLAIGIVVDDAIVVVEAVHAKLDAGYKSSRKASIDAMSEISGAIVSITLVMAAVFVPVTFISGSTGVFYKQFGITLAIAIILSAINALTLSPALAALFLRSHAEGHKKKNVMERFYTSFNAAFDTVTSKYTRSVSFLSKKSWLVLLGVVLFGGGLYYLMTSTSSSFVPDEDMGTIFVNVSMPAATSMERTTVVANELDSIARTIPAVNNSLRMVGQNILAGSGSSYAMIILELKHWKDRTMSNTDVIGALMQKSSHIRGAQILPISLPTITGFGVAGGFSFQLQDKGGHTTDEFYKVAQTFLGELGKRPEIQYASTTFNPHFPQYLMEVNVARVKEAGLTVDNIMNAMQVYYGGYYASNFNLFGKQYRVMIQADTSYRANIEGLNKIYVKTAASNMAPITEFVTLTRVYGPESIARFNLFTAMSVSGAPNNGYSSGQALKAIAEVAKEKLPPGYGYEFSGISREEQSSGTQSVYVFILCLVFVYFLLSAQYESYLLPFAVLLSLPVGLTGTFIFARIFGIDNNIYLQISLIMLIGLLAKNAILIVEYAVERRRQGMSIRDAAVEGAKARFRPILMTSFAFIFGLMPLMFATGAGAHGNRSIGTAAVGGMLFGTVIGVFMIPVLFIIFQHLQEKVSVKHPEEEDDTDTKSVTHDIQ; translated from the coding sequence ATGCTTAAGACATTTATAGAACGTCCTGTACTCAGTACGGTGATCTCGGTGATCATTGTCATACTGGGTATACTCGGACTCGTATCGCTGCCGATAGCGCAATACCCGGACATCGCTCCTCCTACGGTGCAGGTGTCTGCCAGCTATACCGGGGCCAATGCCGACGTGGTGCTGAAGAGTGTGATCGTGCCGCTGGAAGAACAGATCAATGGTGTGGAAGGGATGACCTACATGACCAGTACTGCCACCAACGAAGGCTCCGCTTCCATCAGTGTATATTTCAAGGTAGGCCGTGATCCGGACATGGCAGCCGTAGACGTACAGAACCGTGTATCTACTGCTTCCAGCCTGCTGCCTGCCGAAGTAACACAGGCAGGTGTGACCGTAAAAAAACAACAGAGCAGTAACCTGCTCATCACCGCTATCTATAGCGATAACCCGGCTTATGATCAGACCTTCCTGCAGAACTATGCAGAGATTAATCTGATCCCTGCACTCAAAAGAGTAAACGGGGTAGGTAATGCAAGTGCCTTTGGTACGATGAACTACTCCATGCGTATCTGGCTTAAACCTGATGTGATGTCAGTATATGGCCTGGTACCTGCTGATGTAACGAGCGCCCTTAGTGATCAGAACATCGAAGCGGCACCGGGTAAGTTTGGTGAACAGGGCAAGCAGAGTTTCCAGTACGTAATACGCTATAGTGGTAAGCTGAAAAGCATGGATGAATTTGGTAACATCATTATCAAATCTACCGGCAACGGTCAGTTCCTGCGCCTGAAAGACATTGCACGGATTGAACTCGGTGCGCAGAACTACAATAGCATGGCTACCGTGAACGGCTATCCGGCTACCAACGTATCTATTAACCAGACTGCGGGTTCCAATGCCAGCCAGGTGATCAACGATTGTAAGAAGATCATTGCTGAAGCAGAAAAGAACTTCCCGAAAGGACTGCATACCACCAACATGGTGGACATCAACAAATTCCTGGATGCCAGTATCGAAAAGGTGATTCATACCCTGATCGAAGCTTTCATCCTTGTGTTTATCGTAGTATTCATCTTCCTGCAGGACCTCAGGTCTACCCTCATCCCGGCTATTTCTGTACCGGTTGCGATCATTGGCACTTTCTTTTTCCTCAACCTCTTTGGTTTCAGTATCAACTTATTAACATTATTCGCATTGGTGCTTGCCATCGGGATTGTGGTGGATGATGCCATTGTCGTCGTCGAGGCGGTGCACGCCAAACTGGATGCGGGCTATAAATCCTCGCGCAAAGCCTCGATCGATGCCATGAGTGAGATCTCCGGGGCCATCGTTTCCATTACCCTGGTGATGGCGGCGGTATTCGTACCGGTAACATTCATCAGTGGTTCTACGGGTGTATTCTACAAGCAATTCGGTATCACCCTTGCGATAGCGATCATTCTCTCCGCAATCAATGCATTGACGCTGAGCCCAGCGCTGGCGGCACTCTTCCTGCGATCACATGCTGAGGGGCATAAGAAGAAGAATGTAATGGAGCGGTTTTATACATCCTTTAATGCCGCTTTCGATACAGTAACTTCCAAATATACCCGCTCGGTTAGCTTCCTGTCTAAAAAAAGCTGGCTGGTCTTACTGGGTGTAGTCCTCTTTGGCGGTGGGCTGTATTACCTGATGACATCCACTTCCAGCAGCTTTGTACCGGACGAAGACATGGGTACTATATTCGTAAACGTGAGTATGCCAGCTGCAACGTCTATGGAACGTACCACTGTGGTGGCGAATGAACTGGACAGCATCGCCCGTACGATTCCGGCGGTGAACAATTCACTGCGCATGGTGGGGCAGAACATCCTGGCGGGTAGCGGTAGCTCGTATGCCATGATCATCCTGGAACTGAAGCACTGGAAAGATCGTACCATGAGTAATACGGATGTAATCGGTGCGCTGATGCAAAAGTCATCGCATATCAGGGGTGCACAGATCCTGCCCATCTCTTTACCTACGATCACCGGTTTCGGCGTGGCAGGCGGGTTCTCCTTCCAGTTGCAGGATAAGGGTGGTCATACGACCGACGAGTTTTACAAGGTGGCACAGACCTTCCTGGGTGAACTGGGCAAGCGTCCTGAAATACAATATGCATCTACCACTTTCAACCCTCACTTCCCGCAGTACCTGATGGAAGTAAATGTGGCCAGGGTGAAAGAAGCGGGGCTGACGGTGGACAACATCATGAATGCCATGCAGGTGTACTATGGTGGGTATTATGCGTCCAACTTCAACCTGTTTGGTAAGCAATACCGTGTCATGATCCAGGCAGATACATCTTACAGGGCGAATATCGAAGGTTTGAATAAGATCTATGTAAAGACGGCGGCTTCCAATATGGCGCCGATTACGGAGTTCGTGACGCTGACCAGGGTATACGGGCCTGAGAGCATTGCGCGTTTCAACCTGTTCACGGCCATGTCAGTAAGTGGTGCGCCGAATAACGGATATAGCTCCGGTCAGGCATTGAAAGCGATCGCAGAAGTGGCGAAAGAAAAACTGCCTCCGGGCTATGGATATGAGTTCTCCGGTATCAGCCGCGAGGAACAGAGCAGTGGTACCCAGTCGGTATATGTGTTCATCCTCTGCCTGGTATTCGTATACTTCCTGTTGAGTGCACAGTATGAAAGTTACCTGCTGCCGTTTGCAGTATTGTTATCACTGCCGGTAGGATTGACAGGTACCTTCATCTTTGCCCGCATCTTTGGTATTGACAATAATATCTACCTGCAGATATCGCTGATCATGTTGATTGGTCTGCTGGCCAAGAACGCCATCCTGATCGTAGAGTATGCGGTGGAAAGACGACGACAGGGTATGAGCATCCGTGATGCGGCGGTGGAAGGTGCGAAAGCCCGTTTCCGGCCTATCCTGATGACATCCTTTGCCTTCATCTTTGGCCTGATGCCACTCATGTTCGCCACCGGTGCCGGTGCACATGGTAACCGGTCCATTGGTACGGCGGCTGTAGGCGGGATGCTCTTTGGCACCGTGATAGGCGTATTCATGATCCCTGTATTATTCATCATCTTCCAGCACCTGCAGGAGAAAGTAAGCGTTAAGCACCCGGAAGAAGAGGACGATACTGACACTAAAAGCGTAACACATGACATCCAATAA
- a CDS encoding efflux RND transporter periplasmic adaptor subunit, whose protein sequence is MPKMYLPVAGAALLLLSCGNNKKGGQDQANGAKDYAVISLAPIKATIHYDYPATIQGQQVIEIRPKIDGYVKEIYVNEGANVKKGQLLFTINNPEYEQNVVTARAAIKSAVADVNAAQMDVNKVRPLVEKDIVSKYQLESAQYTLEAKQAALAQAQATLANAQTNLGYTIIKAPADGVIGTIPYKIGALVSSTSTEALTTLSNIGNVYAYFSLNEKQLLDFSEEMPGNTLEEKVKHLPEVTMVLANGSEYSLKGKIETASGLIATATGTAQFKASFPNPMGLIKSGASAIIRIPRSEDSALVIPQGATYELQDKRFAYIVTKDNYTISQAIKTTANDNGQFFIVKSGLKAGDKVVLEGASTLRDSTLIKPRTVSADSLYQKID, encoded by the coding sequence ATGCCGAAGATGTATTTACCGGTCGCCGGTGCAGCATTGCTACTGCTGTCCTGTGGCAACAACAAGAAGGGGGGCCAGGACCAGGCCAATGGAGCGAAAGACTATGCAGTTATATCGTTAGCACCTATAAAAGCAACGATCCACTATGACTATCCGGCCACTATCCAGGGGCAGCAGGTCATAGAGATCAGGCCTAAAATAGACGGGTATGTGAAAGAGATTTATGTAAATGAAGGTGCCAATGTGAAAAAAGGTCAATTGCTGTTTACTATCAACAATCCCGAGTACGAACAAAATGTAGTTACCGCCAGAGCTGCTATCAAGAGCGCTGTAGCAGATGTAAATGCTGCACAGATGGATGTAAATAAAGTACGCCCGCTGGTAGAGAAAGATATCGTAAGCAAATACCAGCTGGAATCTGCACAGTACACACTGGAAGCAAAACAGGCTGCCCTGGCCCAGGCACAGGCCACACTGGCCAATGCCCAAACCAATCTGGGCTACACCATCATCAAAGCGCCTGCTGACGGTGTGATCGGTACCATCCCCTACAAGATAGGTGCCCTGGTAAGCAGCACCAGCACTGAAGCCCTCACCACCCTCTCTAACATAGGTAACGTATACGCCTACTTTTCCCTGAACGAAAAACAATTGCTCGACTTCTCTGAAGAAATGCCCGGCAATACACTTGAAGAGAAAGTAAAGCACCTGCCTGAAGTGACAATGGTACTAGCTAACGGCAGCGAATATTCGCTGAAAGGTAAGATCGAAACAGCCAGTGGATTGATCGCTACTGCTACCGGTACCGCACAGTTCAAAGCCAGCTTCCCTAACCCGATGGGCCTTATTAAAAGCGGTGCCAGCGCAATTATCAGGATTCCCAGATCTGAAGATTCCGCACTGGTCATTCCACAGGGGGCCACTTACGAACTACAGGACAAACGCTTTGCTTACATCGTAACCAAAGATAATTATACCATCAGTCAGGCGATTAAGACTACCGCTAATGACAACGGGCAATTCTTCATTGTAAAGAGCGGGCTAAAAGCAGGTGATAAAGTAGTGTTGGAAGGTGCCAGCACCCTGCGCGACAGTACACTGATCAAGCCCCGTACAGTCAGTGCCGATAGCCTTTACCAGAAGATTGACTAG
- a CDS encoding TetR/AcrR family transcriptional regulator: protein MAAKDKKTEQHIIDTAMHVFFTEGRLHATTQDIADAAGVNRTLIHYYFKSRDQLFDAVFEKARLESIRESQSVLGAALPFREKIEQFVDVFLKRLQTYPYLEISMTTSMHNGHSFKDDPEMFMQHFLREVEQEMDKGTIQRSNPIHFIMNLFSLVIYPFIVKPLNQHLFGLNEQEYEKIVKERKTVILDTLFNK from the coding sequence ATGGCGGCAAAGGATAAAAAAACAGAGCAGCATATCATTGATACTGCAATGCATGTCTTCTTCACAGAAGGTCGTCTGCACGCCACCACACAGGATATTGCCGATGCAGCTGGTGTAAACCGGACCCTGATCCATTACTATTTCAAGTCGAGGGATCAGCTGTTTGATGCAGTATTTGAAAAAGCCCGGCTGGAGTCCATCAGGGAATCCCAATCGGTGCTGGGTGCTGCACTGCCCTTCCGGGAAAAGATAGAACAGTTCGTAGATGTATTCCTGAAACGATTACAAACCTATCCCTACCTGGAGATCTCCATGACTACCTCTATGCACAACGGGCATTCCTTTAAGGATGATCCTGAAATGTTTATGCAACACTTTTTACGCGAGGTAGAACAGGAGATGGATAAGGGCACTATTCAGCGCTCCAACCCTATCCACTTTATCATGAATCTTTTCTCACTCGTGATATATCCATTTATTGTGAAACCCCTTAATCAGCATTTATTCGGACTGAATGAACAGGAATATGAAAAGATTGTCAAAGAGAGAAAAACAGTGATCCTGGATACGCTCTTTAACAAGTGA
- a CDS encoding AraC family transcriptional regulator gives MFSLDDYLADIDTIPDSVFVMTDKIERKWSMHAHQKGQLTYVEGGIAYCNLPDRSFVIPARHYIWIPKHQQHYIQVRHSRFTATRNIYFYNTDDQQSPFYNRMGIYPVNDLLLQMINYTSRWKGHIRPGESGFRFLASLKDILPDVSTTTLPVALPTTTHERLLPILQYIARHFDQEVTLESLSNQFDISPRTLSRLFHNILDMSFVQYLKMLRVVKGIEMILQTNQTLSEIAYQTGYSNIAAFSKVFYQVTNKRPSAFQQEVMSV, from the coding sequence ATGTTTTCCCTTGATGATTATTTAGCGGATATCGATACGATTCCTGATTCGGTGTTCGTAATGACTGATAAAATAGAACGTAAATGGTCGATGCATGCTCACCAGAAAGGGCAGCTGACCTATGTGGAAGGCGGTATCGCCTATTGTAACCTGCCAGACAGATCCTTTGTTATACCCGCACGCCATTATATATGGATACCCAAACACCAGCAACATTATATCCAGGTTCGGCACTCCAGGTTCACAGCGACCCGGAACATTTATTTTTATAATACCGATGATCAGCAATCTCCATTTTATAACAGGATGGGCATTTACCCGGTAAATGACCTGTTACTGCAGATGATTAACTATACGTCGCGCTGGAAGGGGCATATCCGGCCCGGCGAGTCGGGATTCAGGTTCCTTGCCTCGCTAAAAGATATCCTGCCAGATGTGAGCACAACTACCCTCCCTGTGGCCCTGCCTACCACCACACACGAACGCCTCCTCCCCATCCTCCAATATATTGCCCGCCATTTCGACCAGGAAGTAACACTGGAATCTCTCAGTAATCAATTTGATATCAGCCCCCGTACCCTCTCCCGCTTATTCCATAATATTCTCGATATGTCTTTTGTCCAGTACCTGAAAATGCTGCGGGTAGTGAAAGGAATTGAAATGATTTTACAAACAAACCAAACCCTAAGCGAAATTGCCTACCAAACCGGGTATAGTAATATCGCCGCTTTCAGTAAAGTATTTTACCAGGTCACCAACAAAAGACCCAGTGCTTTTCAGCAGGAAGTGATGTCCGTATAA
- a CDS encoding TolC family protein translates to MQSNTKRVCALLPVLIISMCAVAQKPSDTTAPIHLTLEQVWDKAAQNNKKVRMAQIRVQTSEESLKNAKAERLPEIDVNGAYARVTNMPMYEDGFFHTPTLYPVLHNYYKVGGDAYFNIYNGNKTNLEIQKGQTEHAITKEQQNLTLSEVKFSAAVCYLDLVRSCRFKELIAKDIEDQQKQLAHIQELQKNGVVLKSDVLRAQLRLSRQQMGMVQIENDIAIARQRLAILIGDNDNERIDADSLLTDGNAIPGSYEEYLDVAATHAFQLKISEGESELKKLTLKSIKANVSPKVGLFAEYNIAYPQIQFYQYENAAYGLGMYGVKASFPISSFYHNRHKEKAAVLELKREEIAHEETGDVIRQQVKEAYLRYEEALTRIDVAETNIRQATENARIVNNTYFNQLSLVTDLLDADTQLLQTRFDLVSAKIAARVQYYQLQKVIGNL, encoded by the coding sequence ATGCAATCGAATACCAAAAGGGTATGTGCATTACTGCCAGTGTTAATAATTTCGATGTGTGCAGTAGCACAAAAACCTTCCGATACTACAGCCCCAATTCATTTAACGCTTGAACAGGTATGGGATAAAGCAGCACAGAACAACAAAAAGGTTCGGATGGCGCAGATCCGTGTACAAACCAGTGAAGAATCCCTGAAGAATGCAAAGGCAGAACGTTTGCCGGAGATCGATGTGAATGGCGCTTATGCAAGGGTAACGAATATGCCTATGTATGAAGATGGATTTTTTCATACACCAACATTATACCCTGTATTACATAATTATTACAAGGTAGGAGGGGATGCTTATTTCAATATTTATAATGGAAATAAAACCAACCTTGAAATTCAGAAAGGACAAACGGAACATGCTATAACGAAGGAACAACAGAATCTGACGCTGTCTGAGGTAAAATTCAGTGCAGCCGTATGTTACCTGGATCTGGTGCGCAGCTGCCGGTTCAAAGAATTAATAGCAAAGGATATAGAAGACCAGCAAAAGCAGTTGGCCCACATCCAGGAACTACAAAAGAATGGAGTTGTATTAAAGAGCGATGTGTTGAGAGCACAATTAAGGTTATCCCGGCAACAGATGGGGATGGTACAGATTGAAAATGATATTGCAATTGCCCGTCAGCGGCTTGCTATCCTGATTGGTGATAATGATAATGAGCGCATAGATGCGGATAGTCTGCTTACTGATGGCAATGCAATACCGGGGTCGTATGAAGAGTACCTGGATGTAGCCGCCACACACGCTTTCCAGTTGAAAATTTCTGAAGGAGAATCTGAGTTGAAAAAGCTGACGCTAAAAAGTATTAAAGCAAATGTCTCGCCAAAGGTAGGACTGTTTGCAGAATACAATATCGCTTACCCGCAGATACAGTTCTACCAATACGAAAATGCCGCCTACGGATTAGGGATGTATGGTGTAAAAGCAAGCTTTCCTATTTCCTCCTTCTATCATAACAGGCACAAAGAAAAGGCGGCTGTCCTTGAATTAAAAAGAGAAGAAATCGCGCACGAAGAAACCGGTGATGTAATCAGACAACAGGTAAAAGAAGCTTACCTCCGCTATGAGGAAGCACTAACGAGAATAGATGTGGCAGAGACCAACATCAGGCAAGCTACAGAAAACGCCAGGATTGTAAACAACACTTATTTTAATCAGTTATCCCTCGTAACCGACCTGCTGGACGCAGATACACAATTGCTCCAGACCCGTTTCGACCTCGTTTCAGCTAAGATCGCAGCACGCGTACAATACTATCAATTACAAAAAGTAATAGGTAATCTATAA
- a CDS encoding HlyD family secretion protein, translated as MANYAKTDKVITTITGWVAGLILVGLAIWGIITLLTLYKFEETNDAQVEEYINPITNRVVGYVTKINYEENQDVKKGDTLLLIDDSEYKLQQQEANAALLNAKAQIGVLESSISTTAKSATVTQSQIAAAKAKLWKQQQEMDRYQKLYDVESATKQQLENVQTALDVAKADYQAALNNYAAAASKVGDIKAQKEALMAEIARREAMLGRNTLDVSYTVIKAPYDGKMGRRTIEEGQLVQAGQTLAFIVNQAAGKWIVANFKETQVRHMHAGQEAKIEIDAYPGKIFNGQLESLSPATGSRFSLLPPDNSTGNFVKIVQRIPVRIKLTDKAAADLLLRAGMNATVKIAKAQ; from the coding sequence ATGGCAAATTATGCAAAGACCGATAAGGTGATAACCACTATCACCGGATGGGTAGCCGGTTTAATATTAGTGGGATTGGCGATATGGGGCATCATTACACTCCTGACCCTATATAAATTCGAAGAGACGAATGATGCCCAGGTAGAAGAATATATCAACCCGATCACGAACCGTGTAGTGGGATATGTTACTAAGATCAATTACGAAGAAAACCAGGATGTGAAGAAGGGAGATACCCTGCTCCTGATTGACGACAGTGAATATAAATTACAACAACAGGAAGCCAATGCTGCGCTGTTGAATGCAAAAGCACAGATCGGGGTACTGGAATCAAGCATCTCTACTACAGCGAAATCTGCTACCGTAACGCAGTCCCAGATTGCAGCTGCAAAGGCAAAATTGTGGAAGCAACAGCAGGAAATGGACCGTTATCAAAAACTGTATGATGTGGAATCTGCTACCAAACAGCAGCTGGAAAATGTACAGACAGCCCTGGATGTGGCAAAAGCCGATTACCAGGCAGCATTGAACAACTATGCTGCCGCTGCATCAAAAGTAGGTGATATCAAGGCCCAGAAAGAAGCCTTAATGGCCGAAATAGCACGCAGGGAAGCGATGCTGGGCAGAAATACACTGGACGTATCCTATACAGTCATCAAGGCCCCCTATGATGGTAAAATGGGCCGCCGTACCATCGAAGAAGGACAGCTGGTACAAGCCGGGCAAACACTGGCTTTTATCGTAAACCAGGCTGCGGGTAAATGGATCGTGGCCAACTTCAAGGAAACACAGGTGCGCCATATGCACGCAGGGCAGGAGGCAAAGATTGAAATTGATGCTTACCCCGGGAAAATATTTAATGGTCAGTTAGAATCTTTATCTCCCGCTACCGGTTCCCGCTTTTCATTGTTACCTCCTGATAACTCCACAGGTAACTTCGTGAAGATCGTGCAACGTATACCGGTACGCATCAAATTGACTGACAAGGCAGCTGCTGATTTATTACTTCGTGCAGGTATGAACGCGACTGTGAAGATTGCAAAAGCACAATGA